The following are from one region of the Edwardsiella tarda ATCC 15947 = NBRC 105688 genome:
- a CDS encoding ArdC family protein, with protein sequence MNTQNVNTAASESTERCQEKRNSEKKDLYQRVTDNIIAALEKGVKPWVCPWDRRGVSGLPINFTTGSQYRGMNIMLLWGSALKNGYTDTRWLTYKQAQAMGGQVRKGEHGTTAFFYSMVERENQDGDLENFPVLKSFTVFNIEQVDGLTIAPQETPKENFEPFDDVELFFKATRASIREYGAAAYFCPSTDEIVLPSRHRFNDAANFYATGLHELIHWTGGKARLNREMTGGFGSKDYAYEELIAELGAAFLMADLGVSGEVQHESYIAAWLAALKNDKRFIFKAASAASKAHQYLRDITQ encoded by the coding sequence ATGAACACACAAAACGTCAACACCGCCGCTTCTGAATCTACTGAAAGATGTCAGGAAAAAAGAAACAGTGAGAAAAAAGACCTCTATCAACGTGTCACCGATAATATTATCGCCGCCCTTGAAAAGGGGGTGAAGCCGTGGGTGTGTCCATGGGATAGGCGCGGTGTCTCAGGATTGCCTATTAATTTTACGACAGGCAGCCAATACCGTGGCATGAATATTATGCTGCTGTGGGGGAGTGCATTAAAAAACGGTTATACAGATACGCGTTGGTTAACCTACAAGCAGGCGCAAGCAATGGGAGGACAGGTTCGTAAAGGTGAGCATGGTACAACAGCCTTTTTCTACTCCATGGTGGAGAGGGAAAATCAAGACGGTGATCTTGAAAACTTTCCCGTGTTGAAATCGTTCACTGTCTTTAATATTGAACAGGTTGATGGTTTAACCATCGCGCCCCAGGAAACACCTAAAGAAAATTTTGAACCGTTCGATGACGTTGAGCTTTTTTTTAAAGCAACGAGGGCGAGTATTCGTGAATATGGTGCGGCTGCTTATTTTTGCCCATCAACTGACGAAATTGTTTTACCCAGTCGGCATCGTTTTAATGATGCAGCTAACTTTTATGCGACGGGGTTACATGAGTTGATTCATTGGACGGGAGGGAAAGCACGCTTAAATCGAGAGATGACAGGGGGCTTCGGGTCGAAAGATTATGCTTATGAGGAGTTGATCGCTGAGTTAGGTGCTGCGTTCTTGATGGCTGATCTTGGTGTGTCGGGAGAGGTGCAACATGAGAGTTATATTGCCGCCTGGTTGGCCGCGTTAAAAAACGACAAGCGCTTTATCTTTAAAGCGGCAAGTGCAGCATCAAAAGCACATCAGTATCTTAGAGATATAACGCAATAA
- a CDS encoding plasmid SOS inhibition protein A, translating to MMATSQALVPLQADRRAAMQAIADVESRAYRGRGKYPYAQAFFRHLRGVRRITLRELRYFAPVLTERELRGQKDRWLQAIDTLIESRGACCWLPLPVDAGQALFPEVTFSHQERQRRQDDLQDEKYTRQRRKAARLHERALQALGAQAEIALAFHTPATVSSWLSRWSDSGVPEYELESMLMRWSRRFPSLSAWRNWPGEPLWRVVEDMAQTAKTAPRTVQGIDRWIVPNKLIYGEERHAPK from the coding sequence ATGATGGCGACGAGTCAGGCGCTTGTCCCGCTACAGGCTGATCGTCGGGCAGCCATGCAGGCCATTGCCGATGTTGAGTCCCGCGCATATCGGGGGCGGGGGAAATATCCCTATGCACAGGCGTTTTTCCGTCATCTCCGAGGTGTCCGCCGTATCACGCTGCGCGAACTGCGGTACTTTGCGCCGGTGCTGACGGAGCGCGAGTTACGCGGTCAGAAAGATCGCTGGTTACAGGCTATCGATACGTTGATTGAGAGCCGGGGCGCGTGTTGCTGGTTACCATTGCCGGTGGATGCCGGTCAGGCACTGTTCCCTGAAGTAACGTTTAGTCATCAGGAGCGCCAGCGCCGGCAGGATGACCTGCAGGACGAAAAATATACCCGCCAGCGTCGTAAGGCAGCCAGATTGCATGAGCGGGCGTTGCAGGCGTTAGGCGCACAGGCGGAGATAGCACTGGCATTTCATACGCCTGCGACGGTCAGTAGCTGGTTGTCGCGCTGGTCTGACAGTGGGGTGCCTGAGTATGAGCTGGAGAGTATGTTGATGCGTTGGTCTCGCCGCTTCCCCTCATTGTCAGCGTGGCGTAATTGGCCGGGTGAGCCGCTGTGGCGCGTGGTGGAGGATATGGCTCAGACGGCAAAAACGGCACCACGTACTGTCCAGGGTATCGATCGCTGGATAGTGCCGAACAAACTGATATACGGTGAGGAAAGGCACGCCCCAAAATAA
- the psiB gene encoding conjugation system SOS inhibitor PsiB, which yields MRNIITLDVLKTMIPSEWEDYRASGEDFRRALTHAVMRDLNAPAQWSMSGEYRSEFGGFFPVQVRFTPTHGAFHVAVCSPGEVSPVWMMVFIPASGRPFAVVRTLLAYSPEVINHTLGLIVRLDAEGYSHNAIIDLLAMEGEL from the coding sequence ATGCGTAATATTATTACTCTCGATGTCCTGAAAACCATGATCCCGTCAGAGTGGGAAGATTACCGCGCCAGCGGCGAGGATTTTCGACGGGCGCTGACTCATGCGGTGATGCGTGACCTGAACGCGCCAGCACAGTGGAGCATGAGCGGTGAGTATCGCAGTGAGTTCGGCGGGTTCTTCCCGGTACAAGTCCGTTTCACCCCGACTCATGGCGCGTTTCATGTCGCGGTATGCAGCCCTGGGGAAGTTAGCCCTGTCTGGATGATGGTGTTTATCCCTGCCAGTGGCCGCCCTTTTGCCGTGGTTCGCACATTGCTGGCCTATAGCCCGGAGGTTATCAATCATACACTCGGCCTCATTGTGCGTCTCGATGCCGAGGGGTATTCCCACAATGCGATCATTGATTTGTTGGCGATGGAGGGCGAGCTATGA
- a CDS encoding ParB/RepB/Spo0J family partition protein, translated as MSVTESKAKSPARASKKSVKSADAAALKAALEAAQIEMVPLSALVKSPLNVRTIPYPVESVRELADTIAAIGLLQNLVVHALPDGLLGVAAGGRRLTALQLLCAEQRIDADYRVAVKRVSDELAAVASVAENSQRVAMHPAEQIIGFRTLSEQGKTPEQIGGQLGYSSLHVKRMLKLANLAPELIALLAENTIDVEQCQALSLESDPARQVAIYQQVKAEYSRAPAHLLKRAIIDTEISIGDPRFVLIGRDAYEAAGGVVREDLFSAIEGSGTADRGLLDRLVDEKLAATAQAIQQDEGWAWSLAREMPLKNYGEDRERYLLLPVPEGQYSADEQQQLDELYAKQVATETYEDEAAIQVLIEDIESAAAIRAWTPEQKAASGVVVSLIDGQLCVQRGVQLKEEGDNDVDADRDLVSLPPAPDVAEGVSLPLLTKMSSERTLAVQAALMKQPERAVAVLAWTLCRRVFAFTVGNAAIQVSLSCHHSRLTEDAPSGKDGTAFVALMQEKERLASRLPPRWERDVTSFFSLSGEDVLALLSFCTACSVDGVQTREYGHTTRSLLDPLESAIGFHLRDWWQPTKDNFFMHMPKPSIIALLNEAGLSGAARDAEKMKKSDAAEHAEQALSGTRWVPGWMHSPEKADTAVDVDIHPADAA; from the coding sequence ATGTCAGTAACCGAGTCTAAAGCAAAATCCCCTGCCAGAGCCAGCAAAAAAAGCGTCAAGTCTGCCGACGCTGCCGCCCTGAAAGCCGCCCTTGAGGCAGCGCAGATTGAAATGGTGCCGCTGTCGGCACTGGTCAAATCCCCGCTGAACGTCCGTACCATCCCGTATCCGGTGGAGAGTGTACGTGAGCTGGCCGACACCATCGCCGCCATCGGGCTGTTGCAAAATCTGGTGGTTCACGCGTTGCCCGATGGTCTGTTGGGCGTGGCTGCCGGAGGCCGTCGCCTGACCGCCCTGCAACTGTTGTGTGCTGAACAGCGTATCGATGCCGATTACCGGGTCGCGGTTAAGCGGGTCTCGGATGAACTGGCGGCAGTGGCCTCGGTCGCCGAGAACAGCCAGCGGGTGGCGATGCACCCTGCTGAACAGATCATCGGGTTTCGTACCCTATCGGAGCAGGGGAAGACCCCGGAGCAGATTGGTGGCCAGCTGGGGTATAGCTCGCTACACGTCAAGCGCATGCTGAAACTGGCCAACCTTGCCCCGGAGCTTATCGCCCTCTTAGCCGAAAACACGATCGACGTGGAGCAGTGTCAGGCGCTGAGTCTAGAGAGTGATCCCGCGCGTCAGGTGGCGATTTACCAGCAGGTGAAAGCTGAATACAGCCGTGCCCCGGCACACTTGTTAAAGCGGGCTATCATCGATACCGAAATCTCCATTGGCGATCCCCGTTTTGTGCTTATCGGGCGAGATGCATATGAAGCGGCGGGCGGGGTGGTGCGCGAAGATCTGTTTAGCGCCATCGAGGGGAGCGGCACGGCTGATCGGGGATTACTCGACCGTTTGGTCGATGAAAAGCTGGCGGCAACCGCACAGGCTATTCAACAGGATGAAGGGTGGGCATGGTCGCTGGCGCGCGAGATGCCGCTGAAAAACTATGGCGAGGATCGTGAGCGGTATCTGTTGCTACCCGTGCCAGAGGGGCAGTATAGCGCCGATGAACAGCAGCAACTGGATGAACTCTATGCCAAACAGGTGGCCACCGAAACGTATGAGGACGAGGCGGCCATTCAGGTGCTGATCGAGGATATCGAAAGTGCCGCCGCAATCCGGGCGTGGACGCCGGAGCAAAAAGCGGCCTCTGGTGTCGTTGTCAGTCTGATTGATGGCCAACTCTGTGTGCAGAGGGGAGTGCAGTTAAAAGAAGAGGGAGATAATGACGTTGATGCTGACCGTGATCTCGTCTCTCTTCCCCCTGCTCCAGATGTCGCCGAGGGGGTTAGCCTTCCGTTACTTACCAAAATGTCATCGGAGAGAACGCTGGCTGTTCAAGCAGCATTGATGAAGCAGCCTGAGCGCGCGGTTGCGGTATTGGCGTGGACACTGTGCCGTCGTGTTTTTGCCTTTACCGTGGGGAACGCTGCAATTCAGGTTTCCTTGAGTTGTCACCATAGCCGTTTGACGGAGGACGCCCCCAGCGGAAAGGACGGTACCGCATTTGTGGCGCTGATGCAGGAGAAAGAACGTCTTGCCAGCCGTTTACCCCCACGGTGGGAGCGTGATGTTACGTCGTTCTTCTCGCTATCGGGCGAGGACGTACTCGCCTTACTGAGTTTTTGTACGGCCTGTAGTGTGGATGGTGTACAGACTCGTGAGTATGGCCATACCACGCGCAGCCTCCTTGATCCGCTGGAGTCGGCGATCGGTTTTCATCTACGCGACTGGTGGCAACCGACAAAGGATAACTTTTTCATGCATATGCCCAAGCCCTCGATCATCGCCCTGTTAAACGAGGCGGGACTGTCAGGGGCTGCCCGTGATGCGGAAAAAATGAAAAAGTCCGATGCGGCTGAGCACGCCGAACAGGCGCTGTCAGGGACTCGCTGGGTTCCCGGTTGGATGCACTCGCCGGAAAAGGCTGACACCGCCGTTGACGTTGATATCCACCCGGCTGATGCCGCCTGA
- the ssb gene encoding single-stranded DNA-binding protein: MTVRGINKVILVGYLGQDPEIRYMPNGGAVANLSLATSDTWRDKQTGETREKTEWHRVVVFGNLAEIAGEYLQKGAQIYIEGQLRTRSWQDDSNVTRYVTEIVVSQSGTMQMLGGRRDGGQSQSTASQQSTQQQTPAQPVDAPTKSTKAKGGKKGRQSAAPSQQAPQPSQQDYPPIDDIPF; encoded by the coding sequence ATGACAGTACGTGGCATCAACAAAGTCATCCTCGTCGGCTATCTGGGACAAGATCCCGAAATCCGCTATATGCCCAATGGGGGCGCAGTCGCCAATCTCTCGCTGGCCACTTCGGATACGTGGCGCGACAAGCAGACCGGAGAGACGCGTGAAAAAACAGAATGGCACCGTGTGGTGGTGTTCGGCAATCTCGCGGAGATTGCTGGGGAATATTTACAAAAAGGGGCGCAGATCTATATCGAGGGCCAGTTGCGTACTCGTAGCTGGCAGGATGATAGCAACGTGACTCGCTATGTTACCGAGATCGTGGTGAGTCAGAGCGGAACCATGCAGATGCTGGGCGGTCGTCGTGACGGTGGCCAGTCACAAAGCACGGCTTCGCAGCAGTCCACACAACAGCAAACCCCGGCACAACCCGTTGATGCCCCGACAAAGTCCACGAAAGCAAAGGGGGGTAAAAAAGGCCGTCAGAGCGCTGCGCCCTCTCAGCAAGCGCCGCAGCCGTCACAGCAGGATTATCCGCCGATAGATGACATTCCGTTCTGA
- a CDS encoding single-stranded DNA-binding protein, whose protein sequence is MTAHPGQRRRAVLVYALAAKVLKRVKVIPPGTKQQAPAKRQNRGSRNSTGDGF, encoded by the coding sequence TTGACCGCTCACCCCGGACAGCGGCGCCGGGCCGTGCTCGTTTACGCCCTTGCGGCGAAGGTTCTCAAACGGGTGAAGGTCATACCACCGGGAACAAAACAGCAGGCTCCCGCAAAACGTCAAAACCGCGGCTCTCGTAACTCAACGGGTGATGGTTTTTAA
- a CDS encoding class I SAM-dependent methyltransferase, whose amino-acid sequence MHSELRHRIQAMRARLDGRSPVTEIGASSQLFVTPDPVCNQLVELAEITAADSILEPSAGTGAILRAVREAAPLARCDAVELNAALAAHLRASFPGVNVWCGDFLTYQPETRYNKILMNPPFHHAQDIRHIQHAVTLLAPGGVLVAICLNGPRQQSTLQPLCDVWEPLPRGTFTYTAVSTSLIKIRL is encoded by the coding sequence ATGCATAGCGAATTGAGGCACCGTATTCAAGCAATGCGGGCCAGGTTGGACGGGCGATCCCCTGTTACCGAAATTGGGGCCAGTTCACAGCTTTTCGTCACGCCCGATCCGGTCTGTAATCAACTTGTCGAGCTGGCAGAGATTACAGCGGCTGATAGCATTCTTGAGCCAAGCGCGGGAACGGGCGCTATCTTGCGGGCTGTCCGGGAGGCTGCTCCGCTGGCGCGGTGTGATGCCGTGGAGCTTAACGCGGCGTTAGCCGCACATCTACGGGCGAGCTTTCCGGGCGTTAACGTTTGGTGCGGTGATTTTCTGACGTACCAACCGGAAACACGCTACAACAAGATCCTGATGAATCCACCGTTTCATCATGCCCAGGATATCCGCCACATACAGCACGCGGTAACGTTGCTCGCCCCCGGCGGCGTACTCGTCGCAATCTGCCTTAATGGGCCTCGACAACAGAGCACCCTGCAACCGTTATGTGATGTCTGGGAGCCATTGCCGCGCGGTACGTTTACCTATACTGCTGTTTCAACCTCCCTGATCAAAATAAGGCTTTGA
- a CDS encoding DUF3560 domain-containing protein has product MIHQAVAEEVYGQTYRATYSPDDNKLRLYATQRLDEETYKKLHDLGFRWAPKQKLFVAPAWTPCREDLLLSLAGDIEDEDSTLLDRQQQRAERFSGYSDKRAGESEQVLAQVDALVSAIPFGQPILVGHHSERRARRNAKKIEDGMKRAVMLFERAEYWEDRARASLAHAKNKERPDVRYRRIKKIEADLRKVEKTLAQSQKYLTMWRAETLDLNMARLVSSHDHISACFTLDKYPRPADKSQYEGRMSLYSALGEEIITFEQARTIAVRVHERTIRHQQRWATHYRNRLAYERAMLDESGSVVSQAQAFEVGGQVQSRGEWLSIIRVNKRNGVVSSVETPCYRFLGYGGTMKLTPDRITDYKAPSVEEASAAKSAAKRPPIVNYPGEGFRGMTKAEWAKTPPDYKGVRSVAENDEHGAYRYRRVLGSGCTLETVFITDMKLVEIPQK; this is encoded by the coding sequence ATGATCCACCAGGCTGTTGCTGAAGAGGTTTACGGCCAGACCTACCGTGCAACCTACTCCCCGGACGACAACAAATTGCGCCTGTATGCCACGCAGCGCCTCGATGAGGAAACCTATAAAAAACTCCATGATCTGGGCTTCCGCTGGGCACCGAAACAGAAATTATTTGTTGCGCCGGCTTGGACGCCCTGCCGTGAAGATCTGCTCTTATCGTTGGCCGGAGATATTGAAGATGAGGACAGCACCTTGCTAGACCGTCAACAGCAACGGGCGGAGCGTTTTAGTGGTTACAGTGATAAGCGCGCCGGTGAGTCTGAGCAGGTACTCGCACAGGTTGATGCGCTGGTATCGGCTATCCCATTCGGCCAGCCGATTCTGGTCGGGCATCACAGCGAACGCCGTGCGCGCCGGAATGCGAAAAAAATTGAAGACGGAATGAAGCGCGCCGTAATGCTGTTTGAGCGTGCCGAATATTGGGAAGATCGCGCGCGGGCGTCTCTGGCTCATGCGAAAAACAAAGAGCGCCCGGATGTACGCTACCGCCGCATCAAAAAGATTGAGGCGGACTTGCGCAAGGTAGAAAAGACCCTTGCTCAGTCGCAGAAATATCTGACGATGTGGCGCGCGGAAACGCTTGATCTCAACATGGCGCGACTTGTCAGCAGTCACGATCATATCTCGGCCTGTTTTACCTTGGACAAGTACCCACGCCCGGCAGATAAAAGCCAGTATGAGGGGCGAATGTCCCTGTATTCCGCGCTGGGTGAGGAAATTATTACTTTTGAGCAAGCCCGCACTATTGCGGTTCGTGTTCATGAGCGAACGATCCGCCATCAGCAGCGCTGGGCGACGCATTACCGTAATCGCCTGGCCTATGAGCGTGCCATGCTGGATGAAAGCGGTAGCGTCGTTTCTCAGGCGCAGGCGTTCGAGGTGGGTGGGCAGGTGCAGAGCCGGGGTGAGTGGCTGAGCATTATCCGGGTCAATAAACGTAATGGGGTAGTCAGCTCCGTGGAGACGCCGTGCTATCGCTTCCTTGGTTACGGTGGAACGATGAAACTCACCCCTGATCGCATTACGGACTACAAAGCCCCATCGGTTGAAGAGGCCAGCGCCGCGAAGAGCGCCGCAAAACGGCCGCCCATCGTCAACTATCCGGGCGAGGGCTTCCGGGGGATGACCAAGGCCGAATGGGCTAAAACCCCGCCTGATTATAAAGGAGTCCGGAGCGTGGCGGAAAATGACGAGCATGGGGCCTACCGCTATCGCCGTGTTTTGGGCAGCGGCTGCACGCTTGAGACGGTGTTTATCACCGACATGAAACTCGTTGAAATCCCGCAAAAATAA
- a CDS encoding antirestriction protein, translating into MQYAAYRHTLNVEESDRLSFLPYLFGDDFMLAELQVYALARKLIPEYEGGFWHFIRLPDGGGFMMPDCGKVHMINGENWFDRTISAEAAGIILTSLAINRRCWTQHDCGNTALTELYIQRDTQLWSYIEFHPECDAIYAALD; encoded by the coding sequence ATGCAGTATGCAGCCTATCGGCACACCCTGAACGTCGAAGAGTCCGACCGTTTGTCTTTCCTGCCGTATCTGTTCGGCGATGATTTCATGCTGGCTGAATTGCAGGTGTACGCACTGGCCAGAAAGCTGATACCGGAATATGAGGGGGGATTCTGGCACTTTATCCGCTTGCCTGACGGGGGCGGCTTCATGATGCCGGATTGCGGCAAGGTGCATATGATCAACGGCGAAAACTGGTTTGATCGTACCATTAGTGCCGAGGCGGCGGGTATCATCCTGACATCTCTTGCCATCAATCGCCGTTGCTGGACACAGCACGATTGCGGTAATACCGCGCTGACCGAGCTGTATATACAGCGGGATACCCAGCTTTGGAGCTATATCGAGTTCCATCCCGAATGTGACGCTATTTATGCTGCGCTCGATTAA
- a CDS encoding DUF1380 family protein gives MFGTRETLCRLLKEQYPAETPLNLIVWSPENIEALIDGMDYALSKQAIREVLERIDTISEEQLLESGVSCEAVMELIDQVKQAVPAVMVPADLLETLLTTAEQALRCREWAARDNNHPVPESVTRRLADAAKVRALLKN, from the coding sequence ATGTTTGGAACTCGTGAAACCCTTTGCCGGCTGCTGAAAGAGCAATATCCCGCTGAAACCCCTCTGAACCTGATTGTCTGGTCCCCGGAGAATATCGAAGCGCTGATCGACGGAATGGACTATGCCCTTTCTAAACAAGCCATTAGGGAGGTACTGGAGCGCATTGATACCATATCAGAAGAGCAGCTGCTTGAATCTGGCGTGTCTTGCGAGGCGGTAATGGAGCTGATCGATCAGGTGAAACAGGCTGTTCCGGCGGTGATGGTACCGGCTGACTTGCTTGAAACCCTGCTGACGACCGCAGAACAGGCTCTACGGTGCAGAGAGTGGGCGGCTCGGGATAATAACCATCCAGTGCCGGAAAGTGTTACCCGTCGCTTGGCTGATGCGGCTAAAGTGCGCGCTTTACTGAAAAACTGA
- a CDS encoding DNA methylase, translated as MSRFILGNCVDIMAGFPAAAVDFILTDPPYLVGFCDRSGRTIAGDKTDEWLQPACHEMYRVLKKDALMVSFYGWNHIDRFMAAWKAAGFSVVGHLVFTKTYTSKTVYVGYRHECAYVLAKGRPSLPQNPLPDVLGWKYSGNRHHPTEKPVTSLQPLIESLTRPNAIVLDPFAGSGSTCVAALQSGRRYIGIELMEQYHKAGIERLSAVQRAIQRPAANDVFYPEAA; from the coding sequence ATGTCCCGTTTTATTCTGGGGAATTGCGTCGATATTATGGCCGGTTTTCCTGCGGCCGCCGTCGATTTCATCTTGACTGACCCACCGTATCTAGTGGGGTTTTGTGACCGTTCCGGGCGTACTATTGCCGGTGACAAAACCGATGAATGGCTGCAACCCGCCTGCCATGAGATGTATCGCGTACTGAAAAAAGACGCGCTGATGGTCAGCTTCTACGGCTGGAACCACATCGATCGCTTTATGGCAGCATGGAAAGCAGCCGGATTTAGCGTTGTCGGGCATCTGGTGTTCACCAAAACCTACACATCGAAAACCGTTTATGTCGGTTATCGCCATGAATGTGCTTATGTTCTGGCGAAAGGCCGCCCATCACTACCCCAAAACCCACTACCGGATGTGTTGGGCTGGAAATATTCAGGCAACCGTCACCACCCGACCGAGAAGCCCGTTACCAGCCTGCAACCACTGATTGAGTCGCTCACACGTCCGAACGCCATTGTTCTCGACCCCTTTGCTGGCTCAGGCTCTACCTGCGTGGCGGCCCTCCAGTCAGGCCGCCGTTATATCGGTATCGAGCTGATGGAGCAGTACCACAAAGCCGGCATTGAGCGCTTGTCAGCCGTACAGCGAGCCATACAGCGCCCGGCCGCCAATGACGTCTTTTATCCAGAGGCGGCGTGA